GAAGACGAAAAGGTCAACATCGCCGAGCGCTATCTGCTGCCCAAGCAGATGCGCAACAACGGTCTGAAGAAGACCGAGATGACGATCACCGACGACGCGATGCGTGACATCGTGCGCTACTACACCCGCGAGGCAGGTGTACGGGGCATGGAGCGCGAAATCTCGAAGATCTGCCGCAAGGTGGTCCGCTCGCTGGTGTTGCGTAGCCGAAAGTCCAAGATCGTCGTCAATGCAAAGACGCTCGATAAATACCTGGGCGTGCGCCGATACGCCTACGGCGTGGCCGAAAAGGAAAATCAGATCGGTCAGGTGACGGGTCTGGCATGGACCGAAGTCGGTGGGGAACTGCTCACCGTCGAGGCTGTAGCGTTGCCGGGCAAGGGCAAGATCATCAACACCGGCAAGCTCGGTGAGGTGATGCAGGAGTCCATTCAGGCGGCCCTCTCCGTCGTGCGTCGCCGTGCCGAATCGCTGGGGATCGTGGAAGACTTCTACCAGAAGAAGGATATCCACATTCACCTGCCGGAAGGTGCGATTCCGAAAGACGGCCCATCGGCCGGCATCGCGATCGCCACCTCGCTGGTGTCGATCCTCACGGGTATTCCGGTGCGGTGCGATGTCGCCATGACCGGCGAGATCACGCTGCGCGGTGAAGTGCTCGCCATCGGCGGTCTCAAGGAGAAGCTGCTGGCGGCGGTGCGCGGTGGTATCACCAAGGCGTTGATCCCGGAAGAAAACGTCAAGGATCTGGTCGATATCCCCGAGAACATCAAAAATGCGCTCGAGATCGTTCCGGTCAAGTGGATCGATCAGGTGCTCAAGCATGCGCTCGAGCGAATGCCGGAGCCGTTGCCCCCCAAGGGGGAGCAAGGTGATACGCCGGTCGCCAGCCCCGATCCGGGCGATGCAGAGCATGGCGTAAGAGCTCACTGACGCAACTCAACGACGGCCGCCTTGTGCGGCCGTCGTCTTTTCGTCACGCCCCCCGCGTTGCGGCGCGCCTTGACATTGGCAAAAATCGCACGCTATAACCTCTGTGCGCATCAGGCTGAAACGCCGTTGTCACAAAGCTCAGGGGCGTTGCCGATGATGCGAAATCCACACCAGAAAAGAAGGGGACATTTGTGAACAAATCCGAATTGATCGATCAGATTGCCGATGATGCCGAGATCTCCAAGGCCGCGGCGGGTCGCGCGCTGGATGCCGCCATCAATGCCGTGTCCAAGGCCCTGAAGAAGGGAGGAACGGTGACCCTCGTAGGCTTCGGTACATTCTATGTCGGCAAGCGCGCCGCCCGTACCGGACGCAACCCGCGTACCGGGGCCGCCATCAAGATCAAATCGGCCAAGGTGCCCAAGTTCCGCGCTGGCAAAGCGCTCAAGGATGCAGTAAACTAGCGCGCTTTCGGGCGTAGCCCGGCGCGGGTGCTTAGCTCAGTTGGTAGAGCGTCGCCCTTACAAGGCGAATGTCGGCGGTTCGATCCCGTCAGCACCCACCAGCGCGAAGGCGCCGGAGTGGTAGTTCAGTTGGTCAGAATACCGGCCTGTCACGCCGGGGGTCGCGGGTTCGAGCCCCGTCCACTCCGCCAGCGATCAAAAAAGGCGAGCACATGTTCGCCTTTTTTTTTACTTAAATTTGACCTGAAGCCAAGCGGGGTTACACTCCCGTCTTCGCTCTCTCTGGCTCAATTTCCCGGTCGATCCCATGTTCGAGGCAGTTCGTAACAACAAACGCATCGCGCAGCTCATTCTCGGCGTGATCTCGCTTACTTTTGCTTTCTGGGGTGTCGAGTCCTATCTCAAGGACCGCACCGGTGGTGACGAGGTGGCGTCCGTCGGCGGCACCAAGATCAGTGTCTTTGATTTCCGGAATGCGTTGAGAAATCAGCAGGATCGCATGCGAGCCGCCAGCGATACGCCCGTTGATCCGGAAACCTTTCAAAATCCCCTGTTCAAGCGCGCCGTGCTCGACAATCTGATCAATCAGCGCGTACTGGCGATCTATGCCGCCGAGCACAGCCTCTCGGTGACCGACGAGCAACTGCGGGACACCATCGCGGGGATTCAGGCCTTTCAGGAGAACGGTCAGTTCTCGATGCAGCGCTACGAGCGCGCCGTTCGCGCCCAGGGCCTGACCGTTCAGGGCTTCCAGGAGAAGCTCCGGGCGGATCTTGAAAATCAGCAGGTCGTGACCGCGGTCAGTGAGGCCTCGGTGGTGCCTGAAGGCGTGATTTCACGTTTTCTCGAGGCTCAGCTCGAGGAGCGTACGGTCCACATGGTCCAGCTCACGGCGGATGAGTTCACCCAGCAGGTTCAGGTCGATGCGGACGAGGCCCGGAAGTATTACGACGAGCATAGCGCAGACTACGCGCAGCCGGCCAAGATCAAGGCCAGCTACGTGGTGCTGACGCCGGATGCGGTCAAGTCCCAGGTGAAGGTGAGCGAGGACGAGATCCGGGCCGAATACGAACAGCGCAAGGGATCCCTCGGTACGCCAGAAGAGCGCAAGGCGAGTCACATTCTCATCGAGGTGGCCACCGATGCTCCCGAAGCCGACGTCAAGGCGGCGAAGGCGAAGGCGGAAGCACTGCTCGGCAAGATCAAGGCGAATCCCGACCAGTTCGCGGCGCTGGCCAAGAGCGAATCGAACGATCCGGGGTCCGCGGCGAAGGGAGGAGACCTGGGTTACTTCGGTCGTGGCGCCATGCTGGCGCCGTTCGAAAAAGCGGTGTTCGATG
The nucleotide sequence above comes from Nitrogeniibacter mangrovi. Encoded proteins:
- a CDS encoding HU family DNA-binding protein, which codes for MNKSELIDQIADDAEISKAAAGRALDAAINAVSKALKKGGTVTLVGFGTFYVGKRAARTGRNPRTGAAIKIKSAKVPKFRAGKALKDAVN
- a CDS encoding SurA N-terminal domain-containing protein translates to MFEAVRNNKRIAQLILGVISLTFAFWGVESYLKDRTGGDEVASVGGTKISVFDFRNALRNQQDRMRAASDTPVDPETFQNPLFKRAVLDNLINQRVLAIYAAEHSLSVTDEQLRDTIAGIQAFQENGQFSMQRYERAVRAQGLTVQGFQEKLRADLENQQVVTAVSEASVVPEGVISRFLEAQLEERTVHMVQLTADEFTQQVQVDADEARKYYDEHSADYAQPAKIKASYVVLTPDAVKSQVKVSEDEIRAEYEQRKGSLGTPEERKASHILIEVATDAPEADVKAAKAKAEALLGKIKANPDQFAALAKSESNDPGSAAKGGDLGYFGRGAMLAPFEKAVFDAKTPGLIPEIIRTEFGFHIIRLDDIRPSTTPSLEAMHDKIRDDLIAKAANRRFLEVAEQFANMVYEQPDSLQPAADAFGLKVEQTKGWIDAKATGLGGHESEALVRALFSDDVLKDKHNTDAIDVGDNTMMAARVVAHEPARQRSFDEVKSEVEDTLRKDKAAELAVKQGEAKLAKLQAGESLALKWGDEFKLKRGVATLPPHLMAAIFSAAASPLPAYTGVELAGAGYALFRIDAVKDAKVEKGDERLKTIGQQYAQLLGTQDLRAFLNALRERYEVKINASALASDEG